A genomic segment from Yimella sp. cx-51 encodes:
- a CDS encoding glycosyltransferase family 4 protein encodes MRVGLVSPYSFDVPGGVQLHVRDLAEYLIGHGHYVEVLAPAEPDTVLPPYVVSAGSALPVPYNGSVARLTFGPVTSARVARWIEGGRFDVLHVHEPISPSVSMLAMWAADGPLVATFHTSNTKSRALLAAGPMLQPGLEKVMGRIAVSSEARRFVRRHIGGDAVVIPNGVYVDKFATAPIDARWQGTQERPTIAFLGRIEEPRKGLHVLLDAMPQLLAAHPGLRLLVAGPGDPKEVLEGRPEQVVRACEFLGPISDAEKQSFLRSVDIYVAPNTGGESFGIILVEAMSAGVAVVASDIPAFRAVLDDGWAGALFANEHADELADVVLELLAVPADRGLRAEQGSRRARRFDWSRVAADVVSVYETVCAGAPATSAASEVRPLRWWRSRA; translated from the coding sequence GTGAGAGTCGGGTTGGTCAGCCCCTACTCATTCGACGTGCCGGGCGGCGTCCAGCTGCACGTGCGCGACCTGGCCGAGTACCTCATCGGGCACGGCCATTACGTGGAAGTGCTGGCACCCGCCGAACCCGACACCGTGCTCCCGCCGTACGTCGTGAGCGCAGGCAGCGCACTGCCGGTGCCCTACAACGGCTCGGTCGCCCGGCTGACCTTCGGCCCGGTGACTTCGGCGCGGGTGGCCCGCTGGATCGAAGGCGGCCGGTTCGACGTGTTGCACGTGCACGAACCCATCAGCCCGAGCGTGTCGATGCTCGCGATGTGGGCTGCCGACGGACCCCTGGTCGCCACTTTCCACACCAGCAACACCAAGTCGCGGGCGCTGCTCGCGGCCGGGCCGATGTTGCAGCCCGGGCTGGAGAAGGTCATGGGGCGCATCGCGGTCTCGTCCGAGGCCCGCAGGTTCGTGCGGCGACACATCGGCGGTGATGCGGTCGTCATCCCGAACGGCGTCTACGTCGACAAGTTCGCCACGGCGCCGATCGATGCGCGGTGGCAGGGCACCCAGGAGCGTCCGACGATCGCCTTCCTGGGGCGCATCGAAGAGCCGCGCAAAGGGCTGCACGTGCTGCTCGACGCGATGCCGCAGCTTCTCGCCGCTCACCCCGGTCTGCGCCTGCTCGTGGCCGGCCCGGGCGATCCGAAGGAGGTGCTGGAGGGACGTCCTGAGCAGGTCGTGCGCGCCTGCGAGTTCCTCGGACCGATCAGCGACGCCGAGAAGCAGTCGTTCCTTCGGTCGGTCGACATCTACGTCGCACCCAACACCGGCGGGGAGAGTTTCGGCATCATCCTGGTCGAAGCGATGAGCGCCGGGGTCGCCGTCGTGGCCAGTGACATCCCGGCCTTCCGCGCCGTCCTGGACGACGGGTGGGCAGGAGCACTCTTCGCCAACGAACACGCCGACGAACTGGCCGACGTCGTCCTCGAACTGCTTGCCGTACCGGCCGATCGCGGGCTGCGGGCCGAGCAGGGGAGCCGGCGGGCGCGCAGGTTCGACTGGTCGCGAGTGGCGGCCGATGTCGTGTCGGTGTACGAAACGGTGTGTGCCGGGGCGCCCGCCACCAGTGCTGCATCCGAAGTTCGTCCCCTCAGATGGTGGAGGTCGAGAGCATGA